Proteins co-encoded in one Acidobacteriota bacterium genomic window:
- a CDS encoding amidohydrolase family protein: MCSAGFAQMSPSSFSGKRVKRIVVRNAMVVDGSGKPAAGPFDIVVENDVITQIVSFDPVAAKEGKARRPEKGDLDIDATGKYVLPGLINLHGHTQDERAGIPMPVEYVTKMWLACGITTVRDAWASKKVLGFRDQINAGTLVGPRIFPYGGYFDAPTPATAEQARQRVRDLKAAGYDGIKLYTIDRDLMAAMMDEAKKQGMRVMHHVGVEETNAWDDIKGGTTSIEHWYGIPDAAIESGRQNFPATYNYNNEVDRFRYAGRLWREADPAKLDKVLDGMVAGGVAWDPTLVIYEASRDLQRAQTNPAFVEYLHPVLEEYFKPNPANHGSYFIGWSTTDETFWKENYRIWMKAVYDFEKKGGLIGTGEDAGFIYQMYGFGLIRELELHQEAGFSPLMVIQHATSNGAKILGKEDTLGRVRVGYKADLIVVNGNPLENFKVLSPLGVEEIRDGKTVKTGGIEWTIKDGIPYHAPTLAGEIRAMVAAARKGQK, from the coding sequence ATGTGCTCGGCAGGTTTTGCTCAGATGAGCCCTTCGTCCTTCTCGGGCAAACGCGTCAAACGCATCGTCGTGCGCAACGCCATGGTGGTCGACGGCAGCGGGAAACCGGCGGCCGGGCCGTTTGATATTGTGGTGGAGAATGATGTGATCACGCAGATCGTATCCTTCGATCCGGTCGCGGCGAAAGAGGGCAAGGCGAGGCGGCCTGAGAAAGGCGATCTGGATATCGATGCGACGGGCAAATACGTTTTGCCCGGGCTGATCAATCTGCACGGCCACACGCAGGACGAACGCGCGGGCATTCCGATGCCGGTCGAGTACGTGACAAAGATGTGGCTCGCGTGCGGCATCACGACGGTGCGGGACGCGTGGGCTTCGAAGAAGGTGCTCGGGTTTCGCGATCAGATCAACGCCGGAACACTCGTCGGGCCGCGGATCTTTCCATATGGCGGATATTTCGACGCTCCGACTCCCGCGACCGCCGAACAGGCACGCCAACGCGTTCGCGATCTGAAAGCCGCCGGCTACGATGGCATCAAGCTCTACACCATCGACCGCGACCTGATGGCAGCGATGATGGACGAAGCGAAAAAACAGGGCATGCGCGTAATGCATCACGTCGGCGTCGAAGAAACGAACGCGTGGGACGACATAAAAGGCGGCACGACCAGCATAGAGCATTGGTACGGCATTCCCGACGCCGCGATCGAGAGCGGCAGGCAAAATTTTCCGGCGACCTACAATTACAACAATGAAGTCGACCGCTTTCGCTACGCCGGACGCTTGTGGCGTGAGGCTGATCCTGCAAAGCTCGACAAAGTACTCGACGGAATGGTCGCCGGCGGCGTTGCCTGGGACCCGACGCTCGTCATCTACGAAGCATCACGCGACCTGCAGCGTGCCCAGACGAATCCGGCGTTTGTGGAATACTTGCATCCTGTTCTCGAAGAGTATTTCAAACCAAACCCGGCCAATCACGGCTCGTATTTCATCGGCTGGAGCACTACCGACGAGACCTTTTGGAAGGAAAATTACCGTATCTGGATGAAAGCCGTCTATGATTTCGAAAAGAAAGGCGGCCTGATCGGCACGGGTGAGGATGCCGGTTTCATCTACCAAATGTACGGCTTCGGCCTGATCCGCGAACTCGAACTCCACCAGGAAGCCGGCTTCTCACCACTCATGGTCATCCAGCACGCAACCTCAAACGGTGCCAAGATCCTCGGCAAAGAAGACACGCTCGGCCGCGTTCGCGTCGGCTACAAAGCCGATCTGATCGTCGTCAACGGCAACCCGCTCGAGAATTTCAAAGTCCTCTCGCCCCTCGGCGTCGAAGAGATCCGCGACGGCAAAACCGTCAAAACCGGCGGCATCGAATG
- the mdh gene encoding malate dehydrogenase, producing MAAGRNKVTVVGAGNVGATAAHWIASKELADVVLVDIVEGTPQGKCLDLAQAAPIDGFDVKLVGANSYEETANSDIVIITAGLPRKPGMSRDDLLKTNSDIVGSVTDQVAKYSPNAVIIVVSNPLDAMAQVAFRRSGFPKNRVLGMAGVLDSARMRCFVAEELDVSVENVTCFVLGGHGDTMVPLPRYSTVAGIPITELISKEKLDAIITRTANGGAEIVGLLKTGSAYYAPSLGAVEMAEAILKDKKKILPCAVFLEGEYGVSNLFVGVPVKLGKNGVEQIIEISLTNDERTALHKSAAAVQELIDVLNI from the coding sequence ATGGCTGCTGGAAGAAACAAAGTAACGGTTGTCGGAGCAGGAAACGTCGGTGCGACGGCTGCTCATTGGATCGCTAGCAAAGAGCTGGCCGACGTGGTTTTGGTTGATATCGTCGAAGGCACCCCGCAGGGCAAATGCCTCGATCTGGCACAGGCCGCTCCGATCGACGGATTTGATGTGAAGCTGGTCGGTGCCAACAGCTACGAGGAGACCGCGAATTCGGATATCGTCATCATCACCGCTGGTTTGCCGCGTAAACCTGGTATGAGCCGCGACGATCTTTTGAAAACCAACTCCGACATCGTCGGTTCGGTAACCGACCAGGTCGCTAAATACTCACCGAACGCGGTCATCATCGTCGTTTCGAATCCGCTCGATGCTATGGCACAGGTTGCGTTCCGTCGTTCTGGTTTCCCTAAGAACCGCGTTCTGGGAATGGCCGGCGTGCTTGATTCAGCACGTATGCGTTGCTTTGTGGCTGAGGAACTCGATGTATCGGTCGAGAATGTTACCTGCTTCGTGCTCGGTGGCCACGGCGACACGATGGTTCCGCTGCCGCGTTATTCGACAGTTGCCGGCATCCCGATCACCGAACTTATCTCAAAGGAAAAACTCGACGCGATCATCACCCGCACCGCCAATGGCGGCGCCGAGATCGTCGGCCTGCTCAAAACCGGCTCGGCATACTACGCTCCATCGCTCGGAGCGGTCGAAATGGCCGAAGCCATCCTTAAGGACAAGAAAAAGATCCTACCCTGTGCTGTCTTCCTCGAAGGCGAATATGGTGTTTCAAATCTCTTCGTCGGCGTCCCGGTCAAACTCGGCAAGAACGGCGTCGAGCAGATCATCGAGATCAGCCTGACCAACGACGAACGCACCGCTCTGCATAAATCAGCCGCTGCTGTGCAGGAACTGATCGACGTTCTGAATATCTGA
- a CDS encoding S8 family serine peptidase, giving the protein MKISIFGFRTTKRFAAIAILASFVFSNVFAVDAIHSEKYNVVSTATAKYTTDLTQLGREGRLRADLSFEAETMRLIKVLGEGVRQPVVVNEDKAVQQAIVEQAALRIAKGTVPGNLANKTILKLETDVLFSNARTPAAIAEAVNAIIKDAIASKGQTILFIDELTNLVGSASVKNDLFTAIANGKLVMIGASSVLDYDERIDSQPEIAGFFAGILVTDRSNAVAVNEERSSAGETGFRGDNISPDLREMMEKDPTGRTRVDTILQAKDADSSVLRSLLASGQANVTDRIGSSDTLVVNLPLSTLNELSTSGTINYVSPNRTIEALGHVENTSGVAAMRAQAAGFGRTSAYTLNGANVGIAILDSGMHAGHFAFNDGGSRIATNMSFVPGETSTEDNYGHGTHVASIAAGNASRDTGSYRGIAPGAKILNLKVLNSQGKGTTAGLLAALDWIITNRATHNIRVANLSLGVPSIDTWTNDPLCRKVQSLNSYGILVVAAAGNHGKNAAGQKIYGQVHSPGNDPSVLTVGASNGLGTDSRSDDIMATYSSHGPTRSYYTDATGKHYDNVIKPDLVAPGNKIVGAKARNSALLYTSNPSLMTTPMDLSGEDNDVMYLSGTSMSTPMVSGAAALLFQMNPNLTPSTVKMILEYSAQPLTGVNMLEQGAGQLNIDGAVKMARVYKFDKDYNTLKKGNGLVQAGQTFPTATSTIGGSTFSWAQGILTNHFYLKGQNLALQFQEVYLNNRWFESGIGYNTSGSPSFNGLYAAGLTLNQNVLTSNGTAMGGGNIFLASGVLVGDGVLVGDGVLVGDGVLVGDGVLVGDGVLVGDVTSSQNILINGDNTSAMR; this is encoded by the coding sequence ATGAAGATATCGATTTTCGGTTTTAGAACGACAAAGAGATTCGCGGCGATCGCGATCCTTGCTTCGTTCGTCTTCTCGAACGTATTCGCGGTAGACGCGATCCATTCTGAGAAATACAACGTTGTTTCGACAGCGACCGCTAAGTACACCACTGATCTGACGCAGCTAGGCCGTGAAGGTAGATTGCGTGCAGACCTGAGCTTTGAAGCAGAGACGATGCGTCTCATCAAGGTGTTAGGCGAAGGTGTCCGTCAGCCGGTCGTCGTCAATGAGGATAAAGCGGTTCAGCAGGCAATTGTCGAGCAGGCCGCACTACGTATTGCGAAGGGAACCGTGCCGGGAAACCTCGCAAACAAGACGATCTTAAAACTGGAAACTGATGTTTTGTTTTCAAATGCTCGTACCCCGGCGGCGATCGCGGAGGCCGTCAACGCGATCATCAAAGATGCGATAGCGTCGAAAGGCCAAACCATCCTCTTCATCGATGAACTGACGAACCTCGTCGGTTCGGCATCGGTCAAAAACGATCTCTTTACGGCAATTGCCAACGGAAAGCTCGTAATGATCGGCGCCAGCTCGGTCCTCGATTATGACGAGCGGATCGACTCGCAGCCAGAAATCGCCGGTTTTTTTGCCGGTATTCTCGTAACTGACCGCAGCAATGCCGTTGCCGTCAATGAGGAAAGATCAAGTGCCGGGGAAACCGGATTCAGAGGTGACAACATCTCGCCTGATCTCCGCGAAATGATGGAGAAAGACCCAACTGGCCGGACACGCGTCGATACGATACTGCAGGCAAAAGATGCTGACAGCTCGGTCCTGCGGTCCCTGCTCGCAAGCGGACAGGCGAACGTGACCGACCGCATAGGCAGCAGCGACACGCTCGTCGTAAATCTTCCGCTCTCGACCCTGAATGAACTCTCGACAAGCGGGACGATCAACTACGTTTCGCCAAACAGAACGATCGAGGCTCTCGGCCACGTTGAAAATACGTCGGGTGTTGCCGCGATGCGTGCTCAGGCAGCCGGATTTGGCCGCACCTCGGCCTACACGCTGAATGGAGCAAATGTTGGCATCGCAATACTCGATTCCGGTATGCACGCGGGACATTTCGCCTTCAATGACGGCGGTTCGCGGATCGCGACAAATATGAGCTTTGTCCCGGGCGAAACGTCGACCGAAGACAATTACGGACATGGAACGCACGTCGCCTCGATCGCCGCGGGCAACGCATCCCGCGACACGGGCTCGTATCGCGGTATCGCACCCGGAGCCAAGATACTTAACCTGAAAGTGCTGAACAGCCAGGGCAAAGGCACGACCGCCGGGCTGCTCGCGGCATTGGATTGGATCATCACAAATCGGGCAACACATAACATTCGTGTCGCTAACCTGAGCCTCGGAGTTCCGTCGATCGATACGTGGACGAACGACCCGCTGTGCCGAAAGGTCCAGAGCCTCAACAGCTACGGCATCCTCGTCGTCGCGGCAGCCGGGAACCACGGCAAGAACGCCGCCGGACAGAAGATCTACGGCCAGGTCCATTCGCCGGGGAACGACCCTTCGGTACTGACCGTCGGTGCCAGCAACGGCCTCGGAACGGATTCACGCAGCGATGACATCATGGCGACATACAGTTCGCACGGCCCCACCCGCAGCTACTACACGGATGCGACCGGCAAGCACTACGACAATGTCATCAAACCTGACCTGGTAGCTCCCGGCAACAAGATCGTCGGAGCCAAGGCTCGCAACAGCGCACTGCTCTATACCAGCAACCCGTCGTTAATGACCACGCCGATGGATCTCTCAGGAGAAGACAACGACGTGATGTACCTCAGCGGAACGTCGATGTCGACTCCGATGGTCTCAGGTGCGGCGGCACTGTTATTCCAGATGAATCCTAATCTCACGCCGTCAACGGTCAAGATGATCCTGGAATATTCGGCCCAGCCGCTTACGGGCGTTAACATGCTCGAACAAGGTGCCGGCCAGCTGAACATTGACGGTGCAGTGAAGATGGCTCGCGTGTATAAATTTGATAAGGACTATAACACCCTTAAAAAGGGCAATGGCCTTGTCCAGGCGGGTCAGACATTTCCTACGGCGACATCGACCATCGGTGGAAGCACGTTCTCGTGGGCTCAGGGTATTCTGACAAATCACTTTTACCTAAAGGGACAGAACCTTGCTCTTCAATTCCAGGAGGTCTATTTGAACAACCGCTGGTTTGAGTCGGGCATCGGCTACAACACAAGCGGCTCGCCATCGTTCAATGGATTGTATGCTGCCGGACTTACCCTCAATCAAAACGTTCTAACCAGCAACGGTACGGCGATGGGCGGCGGCAATATCTTCCTAGCCTCGGGAGTACTAGTTGGGGACGGGGTACTCGTCGGCGACGGAGTACTGGTCGGAGACGGGGTACTCGTCGGGGACGGCGTACTGGTCGGAGACGGAGTACTGGTCGGTGACGTAACTTCGTCACAAAATATCCTGATCAACGGTGACAACACATCGGCAATGCGTTGA